ACAAAATCGGTTTCTGCATTGAGTTCAACAATCGCACCTGACGTGCCATCAACAGCAACGGCAACCAAACCTTCAGCCGCTACACGACCTGATTTTTTAGCAGCCGCCGCCAAACCCTTTGTCCGCAACCAGTCAATTGCCGCGTCCATATCGCCACCGGTCTCGCCGAGAGCTTTTTTACAATCCATCATACCTGCGCCAGATTTTTCGCGCAGTTCCTTAACTAGTGCAGCCGTCACACTCATTTTGCTATCCTTATATGCAAAGTTGTTAAAACCATTAGCCCGCAATATGCAAGCAAAGCTGTTTTCCCCACTGTGGGGAAAACAGATGTTTGTTATTCTTTGGCAACTGTGTCTTCAGCAGGTGCCGCCGTTGCCGCATCTGCGGCAACTTCAGCAGCCACCTCAACAGGTGCTTCTTCGGCAGGTGCTTCTTCGGCTGGTGCTTCAAGAGCCACCTCGACAGGCGCTTCGACAGCCGCACCAACATCACCACCACTTTTCATCAATTCGGTCTGCAAACCGTCAAGGACAGCACCTTGAACCAGCTCGCAATAGAATGTGATGGCACGCATGGCATCGTCATTACCCGGGATCAGGTAATCAACGCCTTCCGGACTGGCATTACTATCAACAACAGCGACGACCGGAATATTGAGACGGTTAGCTTCCTGAACCGCAATGGCTTCTTTATTCGTGTCGAGGATAAACAGGATGTCAGGCAGACCGCCCATTTCCTTAATACCGCCAAGTGTGCGTTCAAGCTTTTCCTGTTCGCGAGTTAGCTGTAGAATTTCTTTCTTGGTCAGCTGGTTAATCTCGCCACTTTCCATACGGGCTTCAAGATCACGCAAACGACGGATCGACTGGGATACAGTCGCCCAGTTTGTCAACATGCCACCAAGCCAGCGATGATTTACATAATATTGTCCGCAGTCACGGGCTGTTTCAGCGATCTTTTCAGACGCGGCGCGCTTTGTGCCAACAAACAGCACACGGCCACCCTTAGCAGCCACATCACTGATTGCCTTTAAGGCGTGATGCAGCATTGGGACAGTCTGCTGGAGATCAAGGATATGCGTTTTGTTGCGCTCACCGAAAATAAACGGTTCCATACGCGGGTCCCAACGACGGGTGCTGTGACCGAAATGAACGCCTGCTTCAAGCATTTGGCGCATAGTAAAAGTAGGGAGAGCCATGTTATTTACTCCTGTTCTCCGGTTAAACCTCCATGAGGGAAATGAAAGGCATATGCCTTCACCGGATGGCCTGAAGCATGGATTTTGCCATGCCGGACCGCCCTCATGTGTGAATTGAGGTGAGATGTATCGCCTTATCCATGAAAAAGCAAGCCAGAAAGCCGCATTTATCAGCCAAACAAGAATAATATTTTCAATCTGAATGAACCTAAAGGTCGCGGACTTCAAGGACCCCCGGAATACGACGCAAATTCTGGCGCAATTCACCACTCAGCTTGAAACGACCTGCCAATGCGACGCGCACATCATGCCCATCGACAGTGAAATGCAACTTGACCTCGGCCTTGCCAGGCCCATCATCACGTAAAGCCGATTTAAGCTGTTCAAGCGGTTTGTCATCGCGGATCCATAAGCCAACCCCGCCATGCCATGCCGCAACAGCATCATCAAGCAACTGTACACGCGCAGCTAGTAACCGAGGCCCATTTTCTTCAACTTTTAGATTAGCAGAAACCAGCAATGGCTTGTCATCATTTAATAAATCTGAACTATTAGACAACACATCAGAAAAGAAAGTTGTTTCAAAGACACCTGTCTGATCAGTGAATTGGACAAAGGCGAATTTGTTGCCACGTTGTGAAACACGCACCTGTTTACCGGTGATTGACCCCGCCAGATTAACGCGTTGCGGTGGCCGTCCAGCCTCGATTTGACGGTTTAATTCACTAGCCGTGATAATGCGCAGTTTTGCAAGCTGGTTGCCATATCCATCAAGCGGATGTGCTGACAGATACAGACCCAGCGCGTCAAACTCTTCTTTCAGACGATCCATTGGCACCCAGTCTTCACATGGGGTAAGCCGCAATGAACTTGCCATACTATCGGTATCGTCACCAAACAGATTATTCTGGTTTGATTCCTTGTCACGTCGGAGGGTTTCGGCATGTGCCAATAGATAATCGATGTTGTTTAATAGCTCGTGGCGATTGGCATGAAGACAGTCAAGCGCCCCTGCCCGCACCAGATTTTCCATCTGCCGCCGATTGCTGGCATCACGAGGCAGACGTTCAAGGAAATCCATCAAATGTTCAAATTTTGAACCTGCGTCACGCTTTTCGGTAAGCCGCGCCATAGCTTCGGCGCCCACATTCTTTATCGCTCCAAGCGCATAGCGAATAGCCAGCTTATCATTGTCAGATTCGGGATGATTATTGTCAGGCTCCACGCGAAAACCGGCAAAGGAATGATTGACGCAAGGCGGCTTGATTGTGATGCCCTTTTGCTGGCATTCCTGACGGAATACAGCCAGTTTTTCGGTATTACCCGCATCAAGCGCCATCGACGCGGCCAGAAACTCGACTGGATAATTAGCCTTGAGATAAGCGGTCTGATAAGACACAAGCGCATAGGCCGCGGCATGCGATTTATTGAAACCATAGCCAGCAAAGGCCGCAATCGTATCAAAAATGTCTGAGGCCAGTTTTTCAGATATCGCATTATCAACAGCGCCATTAACAAAGGTTGCCCGTTGAGCATCCATTTCGGCTTTAATTTTCTTGCCCATCGCGCGACGTAGAATATCAGCTGCGCCAAGCGTATAGCCAGCTAGCACCTGCGCGGCTTGCTGTACCTGCTCTTGATAGATCATGATGCCATAGGTTTCGTTCAGGACTGGTTCAAGATCAGGGTGCATATAGGTAATCTGCGACGGATCATGCTTACGCGCTACATAGTCAGGGATATTCTCCATCGGCCCCGGACGATAAAGCGCCACCACCGCAATGATATCTTCGAAACGGTCAGGCTTCAGGCCACGCAGAACATCCCGCATACCAGCTGATTCCAACTGGAATACGCCAACGGTGTCACCAGCTGACAGCATTTCAAAGGTTTTGATATCATCAAGCGGTATGGCATCCAGATTAATTTCAATGCCACGCTGGGCAATAAATT
This window of the Candidatus Puniceispirillum marinum IMCC1322 genome carries:
- the dnaE gene encoding DNA polymerase III subunit alpha, which translates into the protein MPTNFVHLRLHTAYSLAESTLRIKNLARLVSEDAQPAAAITDTNNMFGALEFSKAMVNVGVQPIMGAQLNITDSQGTGEVVLLAQNETGYVNLSHLLSDALLNSEANANPHCNFDALAARSEGLILLSGGVMDGFVGLPASDGRQSLAKSRLQALNTIMQGRVYIELQRHGLGAEQVAEPILVALADNLDLPLVATNDCRFDSPKMAGPHDALICIGTGRKVSEENRIKYSPNHYFKSGKQMTDLFVDIPEAIANTVTIAKRCSYMSPERAPILPAFTAGTDVTEDVALARQAEDGLAHRLERYVYSDDMDAAAKADIAKPYQDRLAFELGVINQMGFPGYFLIVADFIQWAKNAAIPVGPGRGSGAGSVVAWALSITDLDPLRWGLLFERFLNPERVSMPDFDIDFCQDRRDEVITYVQEKYGKDRVAQIITFGSLQARAALRDVGRVLEMPYGQVDRIAKLIPNNPANPTTIAQALESEADLRAERNQDEQVADLIDMSLSLEGLYRHASTHAAGLVIGDRPLADLVPLYRDPRSDMPVTQFNMKWVEQAGLVKFDFLGLKTLTVLQRAVEFIAQRGIEINLDAIPLDDIKTFEMLSAGDTVGVFQLESAGMRDVLRGLKPDRFEDIIAVVALYRPGPMENIPDYVARKHDPSQITYMHPDLEPVLNETYGIMIYQEQVQQAAQVLAGYTLGAADILRRAMGKKIKAEMDAQRATFVNGAVDNAISEKLASDIFDTIAAFAGYGFNKSHAAAYALVSYQTAYLKANYPVEFLAASMALDAGNTEKLAVFRQECQQKGITIKPPCVNHSFAGFRVEPDNNHPESDNDKLAIRYALGAIKNVGAEAMARLTEKRDAGSKFEHLMDFLERLPRDASNRRQMENLVRAGALDCLHANRHELLNNIDYLLAHAETLRRDKESNQNNLFGDDTDSMASSLRLTPCEDWVPMDRLKEEFDALGLYLSAHPLDGYGNQLAKLRIITASELNRQIEAGRPPQRVNLAGSITGKQVRVSQRGNKFAFVQFTDQTGVFETTFFSDVLSNSSDLLNDDKPLLVSANLKVEENGPRLLAARVQLLDDAVAAWHGGVGLWIRDDKPLEQLKSALRDDGPGKAEVKLHFTVDGHDVRVALAGRFKLSGELRQNLRRIPGVLEVRDL
- the rpsB gene encoding 30S ribosomal protein S2 yields the protein MALPTFTMRQMLEAGVHFGHSTRRWDPRMEPFIFGERNKTHILDLQQTVPMLHHALKAISDVAAKGGRVLFVGTKRAASEKIAETARDCGQYYVNHRWLGGMLTNWATVSQSIRRLRDLEARMESGEINQLTKKEILQLTREQEKLERTLGGIKEMGGLPDILFILDTNKEAIAVQEANRLNIPVVAVVDSNASPEGVDYLIPGNDDAMRAITFYCELVQGAVLDGLQTELMKSGGDVGAAVEAPVEVALEAPAEEAPAEEAPVEVAAEVAADAATAAPAEDTVAKE